A single window of Nicotiana tomentosiformis chromosome 1, ASM39032v3, whole genome shotgun sequence DNA harbors:
- the LOC104112312 gene encoding glyoxylase I 4-like, with translation MGKVIVKAELGEETNFNWRSSTTSSSISDHEEITRMPLLALNHVSYVCKSVPTSVQFFEQVLGFVLIQRPSSFDFEGAWLFNHGIGIHLLGKEDAQPKKGKINPKDNHISFQCSDMDLIIERLDELKIEYVTATVKEGGVTVDQLFFHDPDGNMIEICNCQNIPILPLSSCPLKKFAKYPTFNQTIPNSFYGNGTSKMNCLGDQVEYLMLENLAMNMIDISF, from the exons ATGGGAAAAGTGATTGTGAAAGCAGAATTAGGTGAGGAGACAAACTTCAACTGGCGATCGTCAACGACATCATCCTCAATATCTGATCATGAAGAAATTACAAGGATGCCTTTGTTAGCACTGAACCATGTTTCCTATGTCTGCAAATCTGTTCCTACAAGTGTCCAATTCTTTGAGCAAGTTCTTGGTTTTGTTCTAATCCAGAGGCCTTCTTCCTTCGACTTCGAAGGAGCTTG GTTGTTCAACCACGGAATTGGAATACATTTGCTAGGAAAAGAAGATGCACAGCCAAAGAAGGGAAAGATAAATCCAAAAGACAatcacatttcattccaatgCTCGGATATGGACCTCATAATTGAGAGATTAGACGAGTTGAAGATTGAGTATGTAACAGCAACGGTGAAAGAAGGTGGAGTCACTGTGGATCAACTCTTCTTCCACGACCCAGATGGCAACATGATTGAGATTTGCAATTGCCAAAATATACCAATTCTTCCACTTTCCTCTTGCCCTCTCAAGAAGTTTGCCAAATATCCAACTTTCAACCAAACCATTCCAAATTCTTTTTACG GGAATGGAACCAGTAAGATGAATTGCTTAGGAGATCAAGTGGAATATCTGATGTTGGAGAACTTAGCCATGAATATGATTGACATTTCATTTTGA
- the LOC138904132 gene encoding uncharacterized protein: protein MATTLTKTLPDLSKLEHLDGNNYKCWSHKLLIFFEQLEVDFVLFNELSANVVSNTTAVFDGSNTIVAIVVDDAAKKNIKKDNKTVRGHLLNHMTNPLFDLFINYKSAKVIWDNLEKKYGADDAGEKKYMVGKWPIKFQMVDDKPIMEQVHEYENLTVDVLNEGMEMYEILQANVLLEKFPPS, encoded by the coding sequence ATGGCTACCACTTTGACTAAAACTCTTCCCGATCTGTCAAAGCTTGAGCATTTGGATGGAAATAATTATAAGTGTTGGTCCCATAAACTTTTGATTTTCTTCGAGCAATTAGAAGTTGATTTTGTTTTGTTCAACGAACTTTCTGCTAATGTTGTTTCTAATACTACTGCTgtttttgatggttctaatactattgttgctattgttgttgatgatgctgctaaaaaaaatattaaaaaagatAATAAAACTGTTCGAGGGCATCTGCTTAACCATATGACTAACCCTCTAtttgatttatttataaattataaatctGCTAAAGTCATATGGGACAACTTGGAGAAGAAATATGGTGCAGATGATGCGGGGGAAAAAAAGTATATGGTTGGAAAGTGGCCGATCAAGTTTCAAATGGTTGACGATAAGCCAATTATGGAGCAGGTTCACGAGTATGAGAACTTGACTGTTGATGTTCTGAACGAAGGCATGGAGATGTATGAGATTCTTCAAGCTAATGTTCTGCTTGAAAAGTTTCCTCCTTCCTAG
- the LOC138904133 gene encoding uncharacterized protein, with product MVVYEATLQTERISEKGSGKVSELLEIDDASHRRTIREAQALGTLEVDGSYKGEDPFRDLFTGIEDVAGPSDASGLFHEVQQALNRAAAVHRETCSWSRAELRQYEADLRRVTEERNALKLLFGQRREEIKDLRAELSKAHQDQTDLTEQVMIILKIHALDTGTVVNILVSQLQQKLELVGKLCEEVDVIKTESLEWKEGMDRLAAEKEASRAQLLSAEGQLQGLKEKSSVQARKIEELETRLASELAKADADAFVAVYRADAEATQVKAKKAVETAKTRAYWVAELAKCQSRRETLEDIHARGFDLTEEIKKAKELEVDAGALASG from the exons ATGGTAGTTTATGAGGCTACGCTTCAAACTGAGAGGATATCGGAGAAGGGTTCGGGCAAAGTCTCCGAGTTGCTGGAGATCGATgatgcctcccaccgaa GgacgattcgggaagcccaagctttggggaccctcgaggtaGACGGGTCTTATAAAGGAGAGGACCCTTTCCGTGATttgtttaccggtatcgaggatgTTGCCGGCCCTAGTGATGCATCGGGTCTTTTCCACGAAGTGCAACaggctctgaatcgg gccGCAGCGGTTCATCGAGAAACATGTTCTTGGTCTCGAGCCGAGCTACGTCAGTACGAGGCCGACCTCCGACGGGTCACAGAGGAGAGGAacgcccttaaactcctcttCGGGCAAAGGAGAGaggaaatcaaggacctccgagctgagttgtccaaggctcaccaagatcagaccgatctgaccgagcaggtaatgataatattAAAAATCCATGCACTCGATACTGGAACGGTGGTTAATATTTTGGTCTCACAACTACAGCAAAAGCTTGAGCTGGTCGGGAAGCtctgtgaggaggtcgatgtgataaagaCGGAGTCCTtggagtggaaagaaggtatggaccgccttgctgcagagaaagaggcttctcgagcccaattattatcggccgaaGGTCAACTTCAAGGcctgaaggagaaaagctcggttcaagcaagaaaaatagaggagctcgagactcggttggcttctgaacttgccaaggccgatgcggatgcatttGTGGCCgtttatcgggccgatgctgaagccacCCAGGTAAAAGCGAAAAAAGCAGTCGAGACTGCtaaaactcgagcatattgggttgctgaacttgccaaatgccaatctcggagggaaaccctcgaggatatccatgctcgaggcttcgatcttaccgaagagataaaaaaggctaaagagcttgaagTCGACGCTGGAGCCTTGGCTTccggatga